The stretch of DNA CAGGCGCTCTGAAACAGGCGCTGCTTGGAAAACGCGTCCTTGGCGTCGAGGATGATCAGCTTGGATTTTGGCTTCTTGGTCTTGAGATAGTGCGCGATCAGGCTGGCGCGCTCGTAGGGCCCGGGCGGGCAGCGGAACGGATTCGCGGGCGCCGAGATCACGACGAGCCCGCCGTCGGCCATGGCTTCGAGCTGACGGCGCAGCAAGAGGGTCTGCTCGCCCGCTCGCCAGGCATGCGGCATCTGCGCGGCCGCCGCCTCGTCGTAGCCCGGCAGCGCGCCCCAGCGGATATCAATGCCGGGCGCCAGCACCAGCCGGTCGTACGGCAGGCGTGTGCCGTCCGCGAGCGTGACCGACCGGGCCTCCGCATCGACCGCAGTCGCGGTCGTACGGGCGACGGCGATGCCGTCGGCGGTGATGCGCTGGTACGTGAACTGTTGGGCGCTCAGCTCCCGCAGGCCGGCGATGACGGCATTGCTGAATGGGCAGGCGGTGAACGTCGCGTTCGGCTCGACCAGCGTCACGGCGATGGACGAGTCGGCCTTTCGGAGGGCGCGGGCGCAGCTCGCGCCGGCGAAGCCGCCGCCAACCACCACGACGCGAGGGGCGGCTCCTCGTGCGACGGCTGGAACGGAGAAGAGCGCGGCCGAGGCAGTGACCGCGGCAGCAAACTTGAGGAACTCGCGGCGGCCCGCCTTCACCGCTGCGAGGCGTACCAGGCGGCGATGGCCTGGATTTCGTCGTCGGTGAACCCTTTGGAGATCCGGTCCATGACGGTGGCGGGCCGCTTCCCAGAGCGGAAGTCTTCCATCGCCCTGACGATCCGGGTCTGATCGAGCCCGGCGAGGCGGAGCACGGGCGACGTCACGCGTGCCGAGGCCGGATGACAGCCCGAGCACGCCGCCGCGCCGGCCGGCGGCTCGGCCGACACCACGGCTGCCGCTGCGATCGAGGCACATCCGATCGCAGCGGCCAGGATCCTGCGCATCGCCTACACCATCTGGATGCCGTGGTTCTTCAGCGGGAACGTGCGGATGCGGCGGCCGGTCGCGGCAAAGAACGCGTTCAGGACCGCCGGTGCCGCCACGCAGATCGTCGGCTCGCCAACCCCGCCCCAGAACCCGCCGGAGGGCATGATGATCGACTCGACCTTCGGCATTTGTGCGATCCGCATCGAGTCGTAGGAGCTGAAGTTCGTCTGCTCGATGCGGCCGGCCTTGACCGTGCATTCCTCCATGAACAACGCGGACAATCCGTAGACGAATGACCCGGAGATCTGGCGCTCGATCTGTGCGGGGTTGACGGCGTACCCGGGATCGGTCGCGCAGATGATGCGCTGTACCTTCACCCGGTTGCCGCCGGTGACGGAGATTTCAGCGCACGCCGCCACGTAGCTGCCGAACGCCATCATCTGGGCCAGCCCGCGATACACGCCCTTCGGCGCCGGCTTGCCCCATCCCGCCCGCCCAGCCACCGCGTTCAGCACGGCGAGGTGCTTCGGATGCTTCGCCATCAGCTTGCGCCGGAACTCGAGCGGGTCCCGGCCGGCGGCCTGGGCGAGCTCGTCCATGAAGCATTCCATGAAGATGGCGTTCTGGTTGATGTTCACGCCGCGCCAGAACCCCGGCGGGACGTGCGTGTTGCGCATCGCATGGTCGATCAGGAGATTCGGGACGGTGTACCCGAACGCGAAGTCCCCGCTCGGGTCGAGCCCCTGGAATGCCAGATTGTCTCTGCCCTCCTGCAGGTTCTGTGGGAACACGGCCGCGATGATCGACTGTCCCGACAAGCGGCAGTGCAGTCCGGTCAGGTTGCCGGCCGCATCCAGCCCGCCGGTCAGCTTCGCCTGCATGACCGGGTGATACTTGCCGTGCGTCATGTCTTCCTCGCGCGACCACAGAAGCTTCACCGGCGTCCCCGGGATCTGCTTGGCGATCAGCACGGCCTGGGTGACGTAGTCGTGGAAGGCCCCGCGCCGTCCGAACCCACCGCCGAGATTGATCTTGTAGACCTCGCACTTGTCGGCCGGAAGGCCGGACGCCGCCAGCGTCGCCGCGAAAGCGGCCTCGCCATTCTGCGTCGGCACCCAGACCTCGCAGCGGTCCGGCGTGTACTTCGCCGTCGCGTTCATCGGTTCCATCGTCGCGTGGTTCTGGAACGGATAGGCGTAGACCGCCTCGACCTTCTTCGCCGCGCCGGTGATGGCGGCCTTCACGTCGCCGTTCTGGTTGCGCACGAAGGCCTGATCCGCATCGAGGCCGGCCTTCAGCATGTCGGCGATCGTGGCGCTCGAGACCTGGGCGTTCGGGCCCTCGTCCCAGACGATGGGCAGCGCGTCGAGCGCGGTCTTGGCGCGCCACCACGTATCGGCCACGACGGCGACGCCGGAATCGCCGACCCGCACCACGTGCCGGACGCCCGGCATGCCCGTCACCCTGGCGGCCTCGAAGCTCTTCACCTTGCCGCCGAAGACCGGACAGTCCTTGATCGCGGCGTTCAGCATCCCGGGCAATTTCAGGTCGAAGCCATAGACCTGCGAACCGTCTACCTTCCCCATCGTGTCCAGGCGCTTGACCGACTTGCCGATGAGCTTCCAGTCCTTCGGGTCCTTCAGCGCCACCTCCGCTGGCGGGGTCAGCTTCGCGGCGGCTTCCGCGACCTTGCCGTACGTGGTCGTGCGGCCGGTGGGCTTGTGGGTGATCACGCTATTCGCGGCGCTGCACTCGGCAGCGGGAACGCCCCAGCCGTTGGCTGCGGCCTGGATCAGCATCATGCGCGCCGCCGCGCCGCCCTTGCGGACGTATTCCTGCGAAGTGCGGATGCCGCGGCTGCCGCCCGTGGAGAAATCGCCCCAGACGCGCTTGCGTGCGACGCTCTGACCCGGGGTCGGGTACTCGGTCGTCACCTTCGACCAGTCGCACTCGAGCTCCTCGCACACCATCTGGGCGAGGCCGGTGATCGTGCCCTGCCCCATCTCGGACCGCGCGACCCGGATCACGACCGTGTCGTCCGGGCGGATGACCACCCAGGCGTTGATCTCGGGCGAGCCGTCCTGGGCGCGGACGACGCTGGCGCTGAAGGGGATCTTGAGACCGAGGGCGAGGCCGGCGCCGACAGCGCCTGTGCCGATGACGAAGGAGCGGCGATCGATCTTCGGAGTCTTGGTGATCATGGCCTCTCCCCCTATGCCTTCGCCGCGGCGTGGATGGCCTGGCGCACTTCCTGGAACGTGCCGCAACGACAGATGTTCGTGATCCCCGAGTCGATGTCGGCGTCGGTCGGCTTCGGCGTCGCCTCCAGGAGCGCGGCCACCGCCATGATCATGCCCGACTGGCAGTAGCCGCACTGCGGCACCTCGAAGTCGACCCAGGCCTTCTGCACCTTGTGCAGGGTGGCACCCGCAGCGAGGCCTTCGATGGTCGTGATCTGCGTGCCCACGGCCCCGGCGACGGGCACGACGCACGAGCGGACGGCCTTGCCGTCGATGTGCACCGTGCATGCGCCGCACTGCGCTATGCCGCAGCCGTACTTGGTGCCGGTGAGGCCGACCTGCTCCCGGATGGCCCAGAGGAGCGGGGTGTTGGGGTCGACATCGACCTCTACGCTTTTGCCGTTGATCGTCAGGCGTTCCATGGCGTGGCCTCCCAAAGTTACGGGGTCTCTCTGCTCCGGTGCTTCTAGGTACAACGGGGCCAATCAGCCGTCAAGTGGGTAGTTCGGTCGCTCCCTCAAGTCAGGACGGCGATCTTCTTTCGCTCGATGAGGCCGAAATCGATGGCGGCGCCGAGCCCCGGGCCATCGAAGGCGTGGACGAGCCCCCGCTTGTCGACCTCGATGTCCTGGGCCAAGCCGTACTTCTGGGCTCCGGCCGGCAGCAGCACCTCGAAGAACTCGCAGTTCCGGATGGCCATCATCACGTGGAGGTTCGCCACGTTGTTGAGGGAATTGCCGCCGTGGTGGATCTCGAAGTTCATGTGGAAGGCCTCGGCGAGATGCGCCGCCTTGACGAGGGCGGTGATGCCGCCCTTCACGGCGACATCTCCTCGGAGAAAATCGGTGGCTTGATGGACGAGCCACGGCGCGTAGGCGGTGAGGCCGCCCGGCGCGTACTCGGTGGCCAGGATCGGGATCGCCAGGTGCTGCTTGAGCTTCACGTAGCTCAGGAGGTCGTCATCCGCGAGCGGGTCCTCGTACCAGTAGAAGCCCAGCTCCTCGATGACCTTTCCGACGCGGAGCGCCTCGGGATACTGGTAGGCCCAGGTCGAGTCGAGCATCACGGTAAAGCCGTCGCCGACGGCGCGCCGGACGGCGCGGCAGACCTCCGCGTCGACGACGGGATCAGTAGGTGGGTGGATCTTGTAGGCCGACCAGCCCTCGCTCTTGAAGCGCGTCGCTTCCTCCGCGTAGGCCTCCTTGGTCGGCAGGACGGCGGAGCTGGCGTAGGCCGGGGCGCTGTTCCGGTACGAGCCGATCAGCCGATGGATCGGCAGGCCCGTCACCTTTCCCGCGATGTCCCAGAGGGCCACGTCCATCGCGCCAATCGCGCGAAGCGTCGTCTGGCGGTTCTTCTGCCACATCGCCTGGTAGAGGCGCTCGCGGGCGAGCGGGTCCTGGCCGAGCACGACCGGCTTCAGGTACTGGATGAGCGACTGCCCGTCCAGGTGCCCGCCGCGCATGGCCGAGCCAAGGAAGGCGTGACCCTTGACGCCGTCGTCGGTCTCGATCGTCACGAGGCCGAGCTGGCTCGCGCCGCTGAACGTCCCCGTATGAATGCCGTACCGCGTGGCCGGGATGTCGTCCCAGCCGAAGAGCGTCAGGTGGACGTCGGTGACCTTCATCGAAGGCCGAGACTAGCACACTCGAGAGCCGAAGAAATTGCCCCTGCCGCGCGTCAACGACACGCCCTTGCCGCAATTGTCCCATCCGACTATGCTGGCGGTCGCCATGCTCGTGCGCCTAGGGTTGATCGCCATCCTGTTTCTGGCCGCGGTGCTCCGGCTGTGGCGCCTGGACCAGAACGGCTTCGGCAACGAGTACTACACCGCCGGCGTCAGGAGCATGAGCGCCAGCTGGCACAACTTCCTGTACCACGCGTTTGACCCTGCCGGATTCGTCTCCGTGGACAAGCCTCCGGTCGCGATGTGGATCCAGGTCGCCGCCGTGAAGCTCTTTGGATTCCACGGGCTTTCCGTCCTCGTGCCCCAGGTCCTGGAAGGCTTGGCCGCGGTCTGGCTCGTCTACCACCTGGTCCAGCGCCGGTTCGGCCCGCCGGCCGGGCTGCTGGCGGCTCTCTTCCTCGCGGTGACGCCTGTGAGCGTCGCGGTCGACCGCTCGAGTAACACCGAGAGCTGCCTCCTGCTGTTTCTCCTCCTCGCAGCGTGGGCGCTAACAAGAGCGGCTGAAGCCGGCAGCCGGCGATTTCTGCTGCTCGCCATGGCCCTCATCGGCGTGGCGTTCAACGTGAAGATGCTCGCAGCCTTCGTGGTGCTGCCGACATTCGCGCTCGTGTACCTCCTGGGCGCCCCCGTGGGACTGCGCCGCCGGCTCGTCGACCTGACGCTGGGCGGCCTCATCCTGACGCTGGTGTCGCTGTCCTGGGTGGCCGTCTACGACCTTACTCCGGCGGACAAGCGGCCGTACGCTGGTACGACCGACAGCAACTCGGTGCTGGAGCTGACGGTCGGTCCCTACGGCATCGGCCGATTCGTCCGTCAGACGCGCCCGTCCGCCACGGTAGCGAGCGAATCACGAGTCGGACAGGCCGAGGCCACGGGATCGGCAGTCGATGCCGGACGGGGGGTTGAGCCCAGGCTACGAACCGCGTGGTCGCGACTCTTCGTCCGGGCCCCGGTCGGGCCGCTTCGCCTCTCCGACGGTCAACTGGCGGGTCAGGTGGGGTGGTTGTTCCCGTTGGCGCTTGCAGGGCTGGCGTTCGGCGCGGTCCGCGAGCCGTTGCGCAGGCCGCTCGCCCCGGCGCACCTCGCGCTGGTGCTCTGGGCCGGCTGGGCCCTTACGTATGCCGTGGTCTACAGTGCGGCCGGCGGTTTTTTTCACTTCTACTACCTGGTGACCATGGCGCCGCCGTTGGCTGCGCTCGCGGGCATTGG from Candidatus Methylomirabilota bacterium encodes:
- a CDS encoding NAD(P)/FAD-dependent oxidoreductase yields the protein MKAGRREFLKFAAAVTASAALFSVPAVARGAAPRVVVVGGGFAGASCARALRKADSSIAVTLVEPNATFTACPFSNAVIAGLRELSAQQFTYQRITADGIAVARTTATAVDAEARSVTLADGTRLPYDRLVLAPGIDIRWGALPGYDEAAAAQMPHAWRAGEQTLLLRRQLEAMADGGLVVISAPANPFRCPPGPYERASLIAHYLKTKKPKSKLIILDAKDAFSKQRLFQSAWNELYPGLLEWVPLSKGGNVTSVDAATRTLVTDFGRHKATVANVIPPQKAGRIADAAGVADRTGWCPIDPVTFESKLQPRIHVIGDAAIAGAMPKSAFAANSQAKTCAEAVARLVTGGAPSVPKLINTCYSLVAPDYGISIAGVYQPSGGLLAEVPGSVGVSPADAPRETRALEAVLGESWFRTITAETFG
- a CDS encoding cytochrome C — its product is MRRILAAAIGCASIAAAAVVSAEPPAGAAACSGCHPASARVTSPVLRLAGLDQTRIVRAMEDFRSGKRPATVMDRISKGFTDDEIQAIAAWYASQR
- a CDS encoding molybdopterin cofactor-binding domain-containing protein; translation: MITKTPKIDRRSFVIGTGAVGAGLALGLKIPFSASVVRAQDGSPEINAWVVIRPDDTVVIRVARSEMGQGTITGLAQMVCEELECDWSKVTTEYPTPGQSVARKRVWGDFSTGGSRGIRTSQEYVRKGGAAARMMLIQAAANGWGVPAAECSAANSVITHKPTGRTTTYGKVAEAAAKLTPPAEVALKDPKDWKLIGKSVKRLDTMGKVDGSQVYGFDLKLPGMLNAAIKDCPVFGGKVKSFEAARVTGMPGVRHVVRVGDSGVAVVADTWWRAKTALDALPIVWDEGPNAQVSSATIADMLKAGLDADQAFVRNQNGDVKAAITGAAKKVEAVYAYPFQNHATMEPMNATAKYTPDRCEVWVPTQNGEAAFAATLAASGLPADKCEVYKINLGGGFGRRGAFHDYVTQAVLIAKQIPGTPVKLLWSREEDMTHGKYHPVMQAKLTGGLDAAGNLTGLHCRLSGQSIIAAVFPQNLQEGRDNLAFQGLDPSGDFAFGYTVPNLLIDHAMRNTHVPPGFWRGVNINQNAIFMECFMDELAQAAGRDPLEFRRKLMAKHPKHLAVLNAVAGRAGWGKPAPKGVYRGLAQMMAFGSYVAACAEISVTGGNRVKVQRIICATDPGYAVNPAQIERQISGSFVYGLSALFMEECTVKAGRIEQTNFSSYDSMRIAQMPKVESIIMPSGGFWGGVGEPTICVAAPAVLNAFFAATGRRIRTFPLKNHGIQMV
- a CDS encoding (2Fe-2S)-binding protein, whose product is MERLTINGKSVEVDVDPNTPLLWAIREQVGLTGTKYGCGIAQCGACTVHIDGKAVRSCVVPVAGAVGTQITTIEGLAAGATLHKVQKAWVDFEVPQCGYCQSGMIMAVAALLEATPKPTDADIDSGITNICRCGTFQEVRQAIHAAAKA
- a CDS encoding enolase C-terminal domain-like protein, translated to MKVTDVHLTLFGWDDIPATRYGIHTGTFSGASQLGLVTIETDDGVKGHAFLGSAMRGGHLDGQSLIQYLKPVVLGQDPLARERLYQAMWQKNRQTTLRAIGAMDVALWDIAGKVTGLPIHRLIGSYRNSAPAYASSAVLPTKEAYAEEATRFKSEGWSAYKIHPPTDPVVDAEVCRAVRRAVGDGFTVMLDSTWAYQYPEALRVGKVIEELGFYWYEDPLADDDLLSYVKLKQHLAIPILATEYAPGGLTAYAPWLVHQATDFLRGDVAVKGGITALVKAAHLAEAFHMNFEIHHGGNSLNNVANLHVMMAIRNCEFFEVLLPAGAQKYGLAQDIEVDKRGLVHAFDGPGLGAAIDFGLIERKKIAVLT
- a CDS encoding glycosyltransferase family 39 protein, translated to MLVRLGLIAILFLAAVLRLWRLDQNGFGNEYYTAGVRSMSASWHNFLYHAFDPAGFVSVDKPPVAMWIQVAAVKLFGFHGLSVLVPQVLEGLAAVWLVYHLVQRRFGPPAGLLAALFLAVTPVSVAVDRSSNTESCLLLFLLLAAWALTRAAEAGSRRFLLLAMALIGVAFNVKMLAAFVVLPTFALVYLLGAPVGLRRRLVDLTLGGLILTLVSLSWVAVYDLTPADKRPYAGTTDSNSVLELTVGPYGIGRFVRQTRPSATVASESRVGQAEATGSAVDAGRGVEPRLRTAWSRLFVRAPVGPLRLSDGQLAGQVGWLFPLALAGLAFGAVREPLRRPLAPAHLALVLWAGWALTYAVVYSAAGGFFHFYYLVTMAPPLAALAGIGAVSLRRWSVDGGWRAGPVLVTLVLNAAWQLYIDARALDGYDGWQSWLHRALIGGTLAAVIVLAGCSLRRARSRAVRRLTAGALGVGVAALLILPLAWALSSVLVTGISVLPSADLARLLAADGGPGSRLQLRTEASANVSRLISFLTSNRQGERYLLATSTTMLAAPIIIQTGQSVMARGGFHGLDPILTPEKLAGMAAARQVRFVMLGDLSVVSRRLGAEVAQEPIAQWVRSNGRLVDAALWRPPGSRRTAMRLYDLRPDAALVTAPSEG